ttcaaccttccaaaattttcccacaccacgccgctcctccgctccctccactggcttccggtaactgctagaatccacttcaagacactggtacttgcgtaccttgctgcgaatggatctggcccttcctacatccaggacatggttaaaccgtacaccccagcacgtgcactacgctctgcatcaaccaaacgactcgctgcaccctcgctgcgagggggacccaagttcccatcagcaaaaacacgtgggtttgctatcctggctccaaaatggtggaatgagctccacattgaaatcaggaccgcagaaagcttacacaccttccggcgcagactgaaaactcatctctttcgactccacttcgagcgatagaatgactaacaaagaactgctaacagagcacttatatactaataaaggactggcttagccagttgagcagcacttgaaatgattggctctatgaaacctgatgtactttatgattctgttttcctcaagtttgtgtcttcctggtcgaatgtacttattgtaagtcgctttggataaaagcgtcagctaaatgcaatgtaatgtaatgtaacattgTGAAGATGCACACATGCTGTCGTCACTCACCTCTCATGCCGACATCAATAGGGTTCAGTCCTGCTGCATTCACTTTGATAATAACCTCATTGGGGTATGTGATGACGGGGAAACTGGCATTTTTAGTGAAACGCAACACATCATTGCCTCCATATTTATCAATAACCCAGGCAGGCATAATAGTCATCCTTCTTTTGGTAGTACTGAACAGTCTTTTCTGCCTGCCATGCCAGCAAACTGATGTGTTCACACTCGGTGATGTACTGCAGTGAAACAACCACCTACTGTACATTAAGTGTCTCACATAACTCATTTTAAActcttaaatattaaataaaatagtGCAGCTATAATTACCTCCCTGTTACATACAGGATCCACTCTAGCTGTAGCGTTAGCGGTACTATGCTAAATTACTGTAACCCACGTAACGTTATTGAAGTCCTTTACAATTTACAATGTATTTCCTTCTTTAATAAACATGTCAAGCCAATTCCATTGAGATGAATTCAAACCAACGTCCTCTTCTTTCCTTAAAATGCCACTTCTACTACCGGTGTCTTTCAAAGCCTCTTCACCAATCAGAGAGCGGCTTCCTCCCAGCTGTCCAATAACAGACAGCGTTGTTAGAGGTTTATTGGTCAAACAAACATGGCAGCCTGCAGGGGCTCCACACTGTACGAAGGTtgttaattatttttgaaaggtTACCATACAAATACTATAAAAATGCTCAGCCTGACAATAAGGGAGGTTAGTACGACTATTCACTGTTCTCCATGTCTGTTTAGAGCATTTAACAGTTAATTACATATTGGTCGTTGTGTACTGTCAAATCAAACCAGCTTGAAGTGAAACAATATAACATgtgtgaaaatgtgttttataaatGCTTAAACATATTGTTGGTCCTTACAACGTTGTATGAATGTATTAACTTAAGAATGTGTAGATACCTGTCTTAATTTTATACAGTTTGTCAAGAAATATCTTTATCTGCAGCCCTGAACTGAAAAGTGTCTGTTTCAGattgttatttattattaatatatgATTGGGTTATAACTAATATATAAACCTTAACATTCAACGTTTCAAGGTGAGGCTTTTCAAATAAATATTGGGTAACATCATAATTATGTACCTTTGTTTTGTAATTTTGGACACCTGAATAGAATGGAGCTATAATGTGCTATTCCTAAACTGACAACCAAGTGTTTATTCTCAAAATGGTAAATTAAGTAAAATTGACGAGTCACATTCCATAACTTGTTCTTCATCATTGTTCTCCAGGTGTCTTTGGCGCTCAGGGAGGGAAGAATCTCCCCAACAGAGCTTTGTAGGAAGTGTCTGAATCGCATTAAGAAAACACAACATCTCAATGCCTACATCACTGTGACGGAGGAGCTGGCGCTGAAGCAGGCTCAAGAAGCAGAAACTAGACTGCTGCAAGGTGTGGAAACACGAGCGTGCATTTCTATACATTCTTAGTGAAGGCGTTGGGGTCACTGATCTTGTTTTTCCTTCAGGCACCCCCAGAGGTCCTCTGGATGGAATCCCTTTTGCAGTCAAGGATAACTTCTGCACAGAAAATATCAAGACTACATGTGCATCCAGGATGCTTAAAGGTCTGTGCATCCTAAACCTTCTGCATACTGCACACTATATACTTAATTAAAATGCACTGAATACTAAATACTAAATTAACAACTATTGGTATTATTTAACCAGCAGACTATTCAAACTGTAGTATACTCAAGTGGATCTGTCACATCTCCAATAATAGTGCACCAAACTTCAGGTATCTAAATAACAGGTGTTATTTAGATAAAAAAATCAACATTCTGGGAATATACATTTTTACTTTATTGCCTGATAACATATCAAAATGTAATAAAGTGAAAGCGATTAGCCTTGCTCAAAATATCACATGACTGATGGCCAAGACGCAATGCATTGTGAGGCTATTGAGTATGTGCAGCAGGCTAAGGTCTCATACCCATACATTCTTGCTTATGTAGTATACAGAAACACACTACAGACTTAATTGGCTTATTCCAAGTGTGGATAGTATAATAGTATGATTTAATACACGCCTATGTCTCATTTTTCCCGAAAAATAACATTATGTTACCTGTGCTTCAGACTACACTCCACCCTTCAATGCTACGGTGGTCCAGAAACTTTTTGACCAAGGGGCTGTTCTCATGGGGAAAGTCAACATGGATGAGTTTGCTATGGGGTAAGGGCATTGTTATCAATGGCTCAGTACTCACTGTCAGTAATGGATATTTCCAAACACCATATTATTTTATAAATAGCTTGATGAAGCTGTTTTACGGATTTTTACACATACAGAAAGAGACATTTTTGATAACTGGTTGGCAGTTTTCCTATTTATTTATCGATCGGTTTATTTCTCTTACAGTGCGGGCAGTACTGACGGGGCTTTCGGTCCGGTGAGGAACCCCTGGAGCTATTCTGCGTCCTACAGAGAGCAGACAGAGGCAACACCAGACTCTGACTGGGTCATCACAGGAGGAAGTTCAGGAGGAAGTGCTGCAGCTGTGGCTTCACTCACCAGCTACCTGTGAGGGAACGGAGGGAACATATTTACGAGTTGCATAACTGTTACAAAGAAAACAAGTTCAACAACTGAATACAATGAACTTTTACTGTACAGGGCATTGGGTTCAGACACAGGTGGTTCTACTCGTAACCCTGGGGCACTGTGTGGTGTTGTAGCCCTGAAGCCCACCTATGGTCTGCTGTCCAGACACGGTCTCATCCCCCTGGTCAACTCCATGGACGTCCCCGGTATCATCACCCGCAGTGTGAGCGACGCAGCCATCGTCTTAGGTAGGAACCTTTTGATGAACCTCCTCCAGGCCTACTGTACATAAAAAGATGTCTTGCTCTTAAAGATGGTGATTCCACATTTCCAGTTCTTCTAACcatgtaatataaataataagtgACACTACAAATAAACCAATATAGCACCTCAGCATTGTTGTTCTTTTTCATACTGCGATCCAATGATTAACCTAACCTTGGTTTTACTATGTCACACAGGAATCCTCCAAGGCCTTGATATTAAAGACTCAACAACAATTCCTGCCGCCTCGTCACTGACAGAGCTACCAGAACAATTTGATGTCAAGAACCTCTGTGTCGGCATTCCTAAGGTGAGTTTAGCTCCGTATTAAAATCATCTTCTCCTTAGAATGAACTGGAATAGTCAAAGACCTAGAGGTAAGCCATGACCTGTACTTGAACTGTATGTGTCTTAGCAGCATTATCATCAAGACAGATCCTTTGAACTGTATGTGTAGTAGCTTAAGATATTTGTAAGtggttaaaaaatatatgtgaaCTCAAATGCATGGATTTTCTAAAGCTGCTTTTCTCTCCCTTCATGTATGTCAGGAGTACCACGCCCCCGGGCTGTCTGAGGAGACTGTAGCACAGTGGAGTCGTGTTGCTGACATGTTTGAGAGGGCGGGGGCGCGGGTGAAGCAAGTATCTCTCCCCCACACCCAGTACTCCATCGTGTGCTACCACGTCCTGTGTACCACTGAGGGTGGCGTCTAACATGGCCCGCTTCGACGGCCTAGAATACGGTATGAACCCGAGTACAATATATAAACTGTGCTTTGTGCACCAGTGCTTGGGGAAATGGCATATAGATCATATCTCAACTTTTTTAGGCATTGCTGCAATATCTTCTTATTTCCAACTGTTTATACTGTGCTACCCTTCAATGCTTTTGATCATTACAAGTGTGATAGTAAATGAATCTAAACAGTCCTTATGGTGGTATCTGTTATTAAGTTAGACAAATTATTAAAGACAATTCACTACTTTTTCTCTGAAGTATAGTTTGCAGAGCAAGGTTTTAAAAATGTTATTCATTTATATAcattcatttattatttaatttctattccttgtgtttttttatttcttttattaattatatgaaaTACACTGACTGACTTTTATAATGAATGTAAAATATCCTATTATGTTCATTGAAAGgttgcttttatttttgaaaaaccaaACCAAATCTCATGCCAGTATCTTCAAAACAAAGTGACAATTAAAGAATTGTCTGAGTGTAATAGTCATTTACTACATCCCACTTAGAACAAGACGCAATACATCGACTATATTACATATATCACCCACCCCATTTCACATTAGTTGCCACCTAACTTTCAGATTACACAGGGAATCTCTTTGACTATTTAACATTATGAAATGGCTCTCCTTTCAGGCCATCGCAGCGAGGTGGATAGCTCGACGGAGGCCATGTACGCCTCGAGCCGACATGAGGGCTTCAACGATGTAGTGAGAGGAAGGATACTGTCTGGGAACTACTTCCTGCTCAAACAGTAAGGCAGTGTACTAAAGTTGCACCTTTATTGAAAACTGTTTCTCTTTGGCCTCTTTTTCATATTGTATGCTGGAGCTGTAATG
The sequence above is drawn from the Pseudochaenichthys georgianus chromosome 22, fPseGeo1.2, whole genome shotgun sequence genome and encodes:
- the qrsl1 gene encoding LOW QUALITY PROTEIN: glutamyl-tRNA(Gln) amidotransferase subunit A, mitochondrial (The sequence of the model RefSeq protein was modified relative to this genomic sequence to represent the inferred CDS: deleted 4 bases in 3 codons; substituted 1 base at 1 genomic stop codon) produces the protein MLSLTIREVSLALREGRISPTELCRKCLNRIKKTQHLNAYITVTEELALKQAQEAETRLLQGTPRGPLDGIPFAVKDNFCTENIKTTCASRMLKDYTPPFNATVVQKLFDQGAVLMGKVNMDEFAMGAGSTDGAFGPVRNPWSYSASYREQTEATPDSDWVITGGSSGGSAAAVASLTSYLALGSDTGGSTRNPGALCGVVALKPTYGLLSRHGLIPLVNSMDVPGIITRSVSDAAIVLGILQGLDIKDSTTIPAASSLTELPEQFDVKNLCVGIPKEYHAPGLSEETVAQWSRVADMFERAGARVKQVSLPHTQYSIVCYHVLCTTEVASNMARFDGLEYGHRSEVDSSTEAMYASSRHEGFNDVVRGRILSGNYFLLKQXGRNYEHYFVKAQQVRRLIAEDFKHVFSSGVDVLLTPTTLTDAACYSDFTQEDNAHRSTQEDVFTQPVNMAGLPAVSVPTALSRRGLPIGLQLIGPALQDRKLLSVAQWMEQRVGFPSISDYGDSSRNDTGRSKRERTSAV